From Cannabis sativa cultivar Pink pepper isolate KNU-18-1 chromosome 8, ASM2916894v1, whole genome shotgun sequence, a single genomic window includes:
- the LOC115700576 gene encoding MADS-box protein CMB1 isoform X1, giving the protein MGRGKVELKRIENKINRQVTFAKRRNGLLKKAYELSVLCDAEVALIIFSARGKLYEFCSGPSITKTLERYDRCSYGAQEGKLAGNDTESIYQEYLKLKAKVEVLRRTQRNLLGEDLEHLGLKEIQQLEQKLDSSLKQIRSTKTQHMIDELSLLRGKEETLLEENNELKKKLEKICGLIPEQESENGDQNVGCTHHPTQPVELSFEHLRCNNNSGYNNINTNNTTSTIALQIGYGGTVNSGIRGQENMGAAHSMQNLMACNSVDRGCFDL; this is encoded by the exons atgggaAGAGGAAAGGTGGAACTGAAGAGGATTGAAAACAAGATAAATCGACAAGTGACCTTTGCTAAAAGAAGGAATGGGTTGCTTAAGAAGGCTTATGAGCTCTCCGTTTTATGTGATGCTGAAGTCGCTCTTATCATTTTCTCAGCTCGAGGCAAGCTCTATGAGTTTTGCAGCGGTCCTAG CATCACCAAGACGCTTGAGAGGTATGACAGATGCAGCTATGGAGCACAGGAAGGAAAACTGGCTGGAAACGACACAGAG AGCATCTATCAAGAGTATCTCAAGCTGAAAGCAAAAGTTGAGGTTCTTAGACGAACGCAGAG GAATCTTCTCGGGGAGGATTTAGAGCATTTGGGACTAAAGGAGATTCAACAGCTTGAGCAAAAACTTGACTCGTCATTGAAGCAAATCAGGTCAACTAAG ACACAGCATATGATTGATGAGCTTTCTCTTCTTCGGGGGAAG GAAGAGACATTGCTTGAAGAAAACAATGAATTGAAAAAGAAG TTGGAGAAAATTTGTGGTTTGATTCCTGAGCAGGAAAGTGAAAATGGGGACCAAAATGTTGGATGTACCCACCATCCAACTCAGCCAGTGGAACTCAGTTTTGAGCATTTGCGATGCAATAATAATAGTGGctacaataatattaatacaaatAATACTACTTCTACTATTGCATTGCAGATCGG CTACGGTGGTACTGTTAATTCAGGAATAAGAGGCCAAGAAAATATGGGTGCAGCCCATTCAATGCAAAATTTGATGGCTTGTAATTCAGTGGACCGCGGATGTTTTGATCTCTAA
- the LOC115700576 gene encoding MADS-box protein CMB1 isoform X2, whose amino-acid sequence MGRGKVELKRIENKINRQVTFAKRRNGLLKKAYELSVLCDAEVALIIFSARGKLYEFCSGPSITKTLERYDRCSYGAQEGKLAGNDTESIYQEYLKLKAKVEVLRRTQRNLLGEDLEHLGLKEIQQLEQKLDSSLKQIRSTKTQHMIDELSLLRGKEETLLEENNELKKKESENGDQNVGCTHHPTQPVELSFEHLRCNNNSGYNNINTNNTTSTIALQIGYGGTVNSGIRGQENMGAAHSMQNLMACNSVDRGCFDL is encoded by the exons atgggaAGAGGAAAGGTGGAACTGAAGAGGATTGAAAACAAGATAAATCGACAAGTGACCTTTGCTAAAAGAAGGAATGGGTTGCTTAAGAAGGCTTATGAGCTCTCCGTTTTATGTGATGCTGAAGTCGCTCTTATCATTTTCTCAGCTCGAGGCAAGCTCTATGAGTTTTGCAGCGGTCCTAG CATCACCAAGACGCTTGAGAGGTATGACAGATGCAGCTATGGAGCACAGGAAGGAAAACTGGCTGGAAACGACACAGAG AGCATCTATCAAGAGTATCTCAAGCTGAAAGCAAAAGTTGAGGTTCTTAGACGAACGCAGAG GAATCTTCTCGGGGAGGATTTAGAGCATTTGGGACTAAAGGAGATTCAACAGCTTGAGCAAAAACTTGACTCGTCATTGAAGCAAATCAGGTCAACTAAG ACACAGCATATGATTGATGAGCTTTCTCTTCTTCGGGGGAAG GAAGAGACATTGCTTGAAGAAAACAATGAATTGAAAAAGAAG GAAAGTGAAAATGGGGACCAAAATGTTGGATGTACCCACCATCCAACTCAGCCAGTGGAACTCAGTTTTGAGCATTTGCGATGCAATAATAATAGTGGctacaataatattaatacaaatAATACTACTTCTACTATTGCATTGCAGATCGG CTACGGTGGTACTGTTAATTCAGGAATAAGAGGCCAAGAAAATATGGGTGCAGCCCATTCAATGCAAAATTTGATGGCTTGTAATTCAGTGGACCGCGGATGTTTTGATCTCTAA
- the LOC115700576 gene encoding MADS-box protein CMB1 isoform X3, with protein sequence MGRGKVELKRIENKINRQVTFAKRRNGLLKKAYELSVLCDAEVALIIFSARGKLYEFCSGPSITKTLERYDRCSYGAQEGKLAGNDTESIYQEYLKLKAKVEVLRRTQRNLLGEDLEHLGLKEIQQLEQKLDSSLKQIRSTKTQHMIDELSLLRGKLEKICGLIPEQESENGDQNVGCTHHPTQPVELSFEHLRCNNNSGYNNINTNNTTSTIALQIGYGGTVNSGIRGQENMGAAHSMQNLMACNSVDRGCFDL encoded by the exons atgggaAGAGGAAAGGTGGAACTGAAGAGGATTGAAAACAAGATAAATCGACAAGTGACCTTTGCTAAAAGAAGGAATGGGTTGCTTAAGAAGGCTTATGAGCTCTCCGTTTTATGTGATGCTGAAGTCGCTCTTATCATTTTCTCAGCTCGAGGCAAGCTCTATGAGTTTTGCAGCGGTCCTAG CATCACCAAGACGCTTGAGAGGTATGACAGATGCAGCTATGGAGCACAGGAAGGAAAACTGGCTGGAAACGACACAGAG AGCATCTATCAAGAGTATCTCAAGCTGAAAGCAAAAGTTGAGGTTCTTAGACGAACGCAGAG GAATCTTCTCGGGGAGGATTTAGAGCATTTGGGACTAAAGGAGATTCAACAGCTTGAGCAAAAACTTGACTCGTCATTGAAGCAAATCAGGTCAACTAAG ACACAGCATATGATTGATGAGCTTTCTCTTCTTCGGGGGAAG TTGGAGAAAATTTGTGGTTTGATTCCTGAGCAGGAAAGTGAAAATGGGGACCAAAATGTTGGATGTACCCACCATCCAACTCAGCCAGTGGAACTCAGTTTTGAGCATTTGCGATGCAATAATAATAGTGGctacaataatattaatacaaatAATACTACTTCTACTATTGCATTGCAGATCGG CTACGGTGGTACTGTTAATTCAGGAATAAGAGGCCAAGAAAATATGGGTGCAGCCCATTCAATGCAAAATTTGATGGCTTGTAATTCAGTGGACCGCGGATGTTTTGATCTCTAA